The DNA segment AGCGGGTTGCTAATCATGGCAAAATGTGCGCGATACAACAAGGCGTAGCCGTCAATGAGAAAAAGACGTTTTCTTTCTGGTTTTTTAGTAGACATGAAGCGTGAAGTTTACGACGGAATTTGCCGAAGGTGAACAGGCAAATCATCAGCATAGCCAAACATTATTTCACTACCTTTTGTCTCTGCCCGTATAACTTGTTTATTCTGGACAGAGCCGGATTTAATACGTATAAATTAAATTAACGAACAGATTCCGGTCGGCGCCTGGCCAGTAAGATCCCCAAGATTCGCCATGCGTAATAACTAGATCATCCAAAGCATTATTTAATCTTATTTGAATATCCAGCGGACCTCTATTCATGTTAACCCCAATATTCATTATATGATATTGTGCCATTGCACTTGTTTCAGTATTCAAATCATCCACAAATCGTTTTCCGACAAGTTGCCCGTGTATAAATGCTTCCACCGATAAAAGCGGACGAAAAAACAATGTTGCATTCGCCAGATAATCAGGATTATTCGGCAAAGTGTTTCCCTTTAATTCACTTCCGTTATCGGAAAATTCATGTCGTGAAACTGTAAAATTCCCTTTAAATTTTATGGATTTAGTTGCCTTCCATCCAAAATCAAATTCCAAACCTTTTCGCATAACTTTCGGGACAGTAGTATAGTCATATGTACCTTCTTCTTCTGAACTTATTTTTCTGAGTATTTCATCTTCTAAATCCATCCAATACGCATTGCAAGATGCATACAAAAATTCGGTAGTGTAATTCGCCCCAAATTCAAAATCAGACACAATCTCCGGATATGCACCTTTTATTTCGAATGACCATTCATCCGGATTGATTATTTGAGCGTCTGCCGGTTCTTTCCTGGTTTGACCAACACTTGCAAACATTGAAAAATCATTGTTGAAGGAATATACACCACCAAATTTCGGATTCACAAAAACCCAATTCGCGGATAGCTGATGCCCTTTTGCATGTCCGATTTTATCTTGATCTATATTCCATCCATGATTTACCAACTGAACATCTGCAGATAAAATGAGTTCGTCCGTCAACTGATAATGGTAATACACAAATCCAGTAAAGGATATTTTTTTTCCGGTATAATCGTAATACTGATACGACCCCACATCGTTCAAAAGCGAATGACTAAAATCCGAAATTTCCCCATAATGATTTCCGCTGTAATATCGTATTTCTCCGCCAATGTCCAACCGATACCACTCAGATTGCTTCGTCCATTGCGGAACGAAACCCACATATCGATTTACCAACCATTTTCGGCGCAATAAATTAGTTGTGGTGTCCGCATAGGATGAATCTGTAATTGCATCAAGATTGTAATTATAAAATGAGACGTCGGATTTATTGGCTTCATAATAACCACTGCCCAAAACTAAATAGAATGTGTTATGAAATACAGATTCATTTTGAAGTCTAAACCGCGAATTCAGTGCATAAATTTGCTGTAGAAAATCATCTGTGAATGCTTTACCTCCTAATCTACGTTTTTCTCTGTCAAAAATGTCGTCCCCATATACTCCGTCCCATAATAAATCTGTATTTTCGTATCCAATTAACCCTGTGAATTTATGGGAAACATTTCGATCGCTAAATTCAGCGCTAAGCGATAACGCACGCTGAGTAGATGAATGATCCTCTCGGTAGCCATCTGAAGTAATGTGTGACAATCGTCCGGAAAATGCCCAGTTTTCACCAAATCGTTCTCCGGATGTGTATTTAAGGGATGATTTTTTTGTGTTGTACGAACCGGCACCAAAAGAAGCAATCACATCTTCATCTTCATATCGAACCTTGGATAAAACATTAATAGAACCTCCAAATGCAGCTGAACCATAGAGGCTGTTTCCAATACCTCGCTGAATCTGAACATCTTCCGCATCACTAAGTAAATCACCATGATCAAGCCAATATACTTGATGACTTTCATTATCATTCAGTGGAACATTATCGAGCATTACGGCAATCCGACTTTGGTCAAATCCACGGATCGAAACGTAGGAATATCCCGTTCCATTTCCACTTTCGCTATAGGACTGGACTCCGGGTTCTGTGGCTAAAACCATTGGAACATCCTGATGCGTAAAATAGGTTTTGATTTCCGGCTCTGTCAGCGTAGAAAAAGCAACCGGTGTTGTGCCTGGAATTGCTCTGCTTGCTGTAACATGCACAATATCTCCCGGTAAAATAATGGATTCTAATTCGATCGATAAATCTTCTGATAATGCAATGGTTCGGTACACTCGATAGCCAATCCTTATAACCGTAATTTCTGTTCCAAGCGGAACGTGTAGGAAAAAATTCCCAAGTTTATCGGTTGTGCTTCCCTTTGCGCCAGCGGTTACATTTGCTTCAGAAATTGCTTCTTTGGTGATGGAATCAATTACCTGCCCGGATATTCCCACATCCTGTGAGTGTGAAACGGAAATAAATAATCCGACACTAAATATGATTGACAATAGTTTCATTCGATTTCCTTCGCTGGTATTATCCATATCAGGTTCAGTGGGTTTATTCTCAGCCGTCAAACCTGTACCTGACAGCACCCCTGTTGGATTTGAATATTACGAACTATTCCTTACATGCTTCAATCTCAATTACTTAAAGATGGAATGATTTAGTCTGTTCATCATTACGATCCTTGGCGCTGGGGACTAGAACATCCGATCCTTATCACAATTCATTTCTAGCGAGCTCCTCATACCTGTTGAAAAGCCATATATCTAAAACACTTTTGGCTTGGAATCGAACTCACACACCATCCTTGATGTGCATCAGCATTCCGTTCTACTTTTGAAGCTAACAAATTGAGAGAAAAATGACGAATAAACAACTACCAGAAATTACGATTAAGGCATTACTGCTTGGGATCATCCTTTCGATGGTTCTCGCTGGTGCCAACGCCTACCTCGGACTTTTCGCCGGGATGACAGTATCTGCATCCATTCCAGCGGCGGTAATATCTATGGGAATTCTAACTCTTTTCAAAAAATCAAATATTCTTGAAAATAATATTGTTCAAACTGCTGCTTCTGCGGGAGAATCTTTAGCGGCCGGTGTCATTTTTACCATCCCGGCACTTGTCCTTCTCGGATACTGGGAAACGTTTGATTATGTGGAAGTTGCTAAAATAGCCGCAATCGGCGGAGTTATCGGTGTACTTTTTACCATTCCACTTAGGCGAGCCCTTATTATAACTGCCAAACTCAAATATCCGGAAGGTGTTGCTACTGCCGAGGTCCTACGCGCAGGCGATGCCGCTAAAAAAGGAACAGAAGATGACGGTTCCGGCGGACTGAAGACTATCGGATTGGCAGGATTGGTCGGCGGCGCTATGAAACTTTGTCAGCAGGGATTTGGCATGTGGCATGCAGAAGTAGCCGGCGCCATGAATTTTGGAAAATCCATATTCGGGATTGGAACTGACATTTCTCCTGCCTTGATTTCAGTCGGATATATTGTAGGTCGTAACATTGGGATTCTGGTGGTTGCCGGCGGACTTATTTCCTGGGCGGTGGCTATTCCCATTTATTCAGCATTGGTGGGATTTGAAGGCGATGCACTTGATTCGGCTTGGACAATCTGGAATTCCAAGATCCGTTACCTCGGCGTCGGCGCTATGGTTGTCGGCGGTGTGTGGTCTCTCATTAAACTTTTTAAGCCTTTAATCGAAGGAATTAAAGCAAGTCTCGATGCGGTTAAAAGTCGGTCTATTGACGAAGATGTTCCTTTGGAAGAACAAGATCTGCCGATCAATTACGTTGGCATTGCTTTGGTGGCATTATTGGTGCCTGTTTTTCTTTTATATTTAGATATAATTGGCTCGGTTGGAATTGCTGCATTATTATCGGTTGTCATGATGATTTTCGGATTTTTATTCTCAGCAGTTGCCGCATATATGGCAGGTGTTGTTGGATCCTCTAATAATCCTATTTCAGGAGTAACGATTGCAACCATTCTCTTCTCGTCCATATTGCTATTGGCTTTGCTGGGAACTGATTCTGGTGTGGGCGCGGCAAGCGCGATCATGGTCGGCGCCGTGGTGTGTTGTGCCGCTGCCATTGGAGGAGACAATCTGCAGGATTTGAAGGCAGGACATATTCTTGGCGCGACGCCATGGAAACAGCAAGTGATGCAAATCGTTGGAACTCTCAGCGCCGCGGTCGTGCTTGGACTTGTACTGGATATTCTTCATACAGCATACACAATCGGCTCGCCGACGTTATCCGCGCCGCAAGCGACGTTAATGAAATCTGTCGCCGACGGAGTCTTTACCGGCGACCTTCCCTGGACATTTGTGTATATCGGTGCAATCATTGCAGTGATAATTATCCTGATTGATATTAGACAGGAAAAAGCAGGATCCGATTTCAGAGTTCCCGTGCTGGCCGTTGCGGTTGGAATTTATCTCCCCATCACATTGACGGTCCCTATTTTTATCGGTGGAATGATCAATCATTTGGGTAAAAAAGCAGGAGGATCCAAAGCATCAGAAAAACGAGGGCTACTCATGGCTTCCGGTTTAATCACTGGTGAAGCTTTGATGGGAATTCTCGTAGCGCTTCCTATTTTTCTTACCGGCGTAAAAGCATGGTGGCCGAATTTCAGCGGGTTTGAATGGGCAGGGCCCGTAGCATTTCTCGTTGTGATTTATTGGCTATACAGCTCGGTTTCTAAAAAATAATGACTCTTTCGTTAGAGCTTCTGAAAAAATTACCAAAGGTAGAACTTCACTGCCACCTTGACGGATCGCTTCGAGTAAAAAGCATCCTCGATTTAGCCCAAAAGCAAAAAGTTGATTTACCGAGCACCCATCTTGATGAATTAACAAAGATACTCACCATTGGAAAAAATCGTGGTACGCTTGAAGAATATTTGGCACGCTTTGAAATAACACTCAGTGTAATGCAAACACCCGAAGGTCTAGAACGAGCAGCATTTGAATTGGTCGAAGATGCGGCACGGGAAAATGTGCGTTATATCGAGATTCGCTATTCACCAATCCTACATACAGAAATGGGAATGACACCGGATGAAACAGTAGATGCAGTGAAAAAGGGATTGAAATCGGCCGAAAATGAATTCGGTGTGAAATCCGGTATCATTATCTGCGGAATTAGAAATATCAGTCCTGAAGCTTCCTTGCATTTGGCTGACCTTTCCGTCCGATATAAAAAGAAGGGGGTGGTCGGTTTCGACCTTGCCGGTGCAGAAGAAAATTTCCCGGCAAAAGATCATCGGGAAGCATTTTACATCATTTTAAATAGCAACGTTAACGCCACTATTCATGCCGGCGAAGCCTTTGGACCTGCATCTATTCACCAAGCGATTCATTATTGCGGTGCCCACCGAATCGGGCATGGAACCCGCCTAAAGGAAGATAAGGATTTAATGCATTATGTAAATGATCATCGCATTACCCTTGAAGTTTGTCTTACATCAAATTGGCATACAAAATCGATTCGTTCTCTGAAATATCATCCATTTAAATTTTATTACGACCAGGGAATTCGGGTTACATTGAATACAGACAATAGACTGATGTCCGATACAACAATGACAAAGGAATTTGCCCTCGCTCATTCGCTTTTCGGATTATCCCTTCACGATTTTCGTGAGATTACCATTATTGCAATGAAGAGTGCATTCCTTTCTCACAACAAACGAAGTGTCATGATTAAATCAATCGCACATGAGCTTGAATCTGAGTTTGGACTGATGCCAGAATACATTAATCAATAAACGAAATAATTGACCATGGATAAAAAAGATCTTCAAAAAATTATGAAACCGGAAAGTTTAATGATGTCTTTTGGGTACGAACCAAAATGGTCCGAAGGTTCCGTAAAATGTCCCATTTTCCAAACATCCACATTTGTTTTTAATACCGCAGAAGAGGGGAAAGCATTTTTTGAAGTTGCCTATGGAATAAGAGATAAAAAACCGGATGAAACATTGGGATTGATTTACAGCAGACTGAATAATCCGGATCTGGAAATTTTAGAAAACAGATTAACTTTATGGGAAAAAGCGGATGACTGTGCCGTATTTGAAAGCGGAATGTCAGCCATTGCCACTTCCCTGCTGGAATTTTTGAAACCCGGTGATGTATTGCTATTCAGCAAACCTCTTTATGGAGGCACTGATCATTTCATTAAACATTTTCTGACGAAATACGGAATCAACATTATCGGTTTCCATGCGGATAATACCAAAGAAGAAATCATTGAAAAAATTGAAAAATCCGGGCACGCAGATAAACTAGCTTACATTTATATCGAATCACCGGCAAACCCCACAAATGCACTGATCGATATTCAAATGTGCAAATCCATAGCGGATCAATATGCAACCAAAGAAAAACCTGTCATGATAAGTGTAGATAACACTTACATGGGACCTTTGTGGTGCAGTCCCTTGGAACACGGTGCAGATATTGTAATTTATTCCGCTACAAAATATATCGGAGGCCACAGCGATCTTATTGCAGGTGCTTGTCTGGGCTCAGAGAAAACCATTGCCCGGTTAAAAGGATTGCGAACCTTTATGGGAAATATGACAGGTCCTTGGACAGGCTGGTTATTAATGCGTAGTTTAGAAACATTAAAACCACGAATGGAACTTCAAGGAAAAAATGCTTTAAAGGTGGTGGAGTTTTTAAATCAACATCCCAAAATTGAAAAAGTGTATTATCTTGGACTTATTGAAGAATCAAATCACCATTTTGAAATATACAAAAAGCAATACACCGGACCGGGCGCAATGTTAAGCTTTGATGTGATTGGTGGTGAAGCAGAAGCGTTTAAAGTGCTAAATAATATGAAATTAATTAAACTGGCAGTGAGCCTTGGGGGAACTGAATCGCTTGCTGAACATCCAGATACCATGACGCATGCAGATGTTTCTCATGAAGAAAAACGTGCTATGGGAATCAGCGGGAAAATGATTCGCCTTTCTACAGGAATTGAAAATTCCGACGATATTATTTGGGATTTAAAACAAGCGCTGGAAGCAATTTAAATTGATCGCAAGGAACCATTGGGTCCGGATAATTACGGTTAAATTATTTTGAATAATAATTTCAAGATCCGCCTAGCGAGCTCTATTGATTTAGAACATCTTATATCTTTCGATCATATCGCTAAAAGTCAACATTCGAGGGTAGAATATTTAAGAGATAAAATTAATTTATCATCTTTGTATATAGGCATAAGTGATACTAAAATTATTTGCTATGGTATTTTAAGTTATAATTTTTTTTCAAAATGGATGGCTTGAATTAATTTATGTGGATAAATCTCATCGGAATATGGGAATAGGTTCTAAAATGATACAATTCTTTATTGAAATTTGTGAAACATCAAAACTATTTACATCTACAAATAATACAAATATTGCAATGAGAAAACTTCTTGAAAAAATGGGGTTTGAAAAAAGTGGGGTTGTTAATAATCTTGATGAAAATGATTCAGAGCAAATATTTTTCAAACTTATTCGTTATAGCGCCCTTTAATTCCCTCGCTGATTTTCTGCAGTCAGGTGGACTCAATTATACATAGTCAGCCAACCTTCGCTTGCGTGTTCAAGCTTGATTTTAATCTCTAATCCTTCTCTTTTTTAGCGAGGAATTTTTCTTTCATTTTATCCACCCATTTTTTGAGAGGTGGAAATACGCTACTAAGCAATAGCAGTCCCGGTAAACCAAACATCCATCCTTGAAAAATCGGTATCAATCCACCGATCAACCCGATAATCACAAGGATCACCCCAATAATTACTTTGACTGTGTCTGTGAAAAATTTCATCCCAAGAATTTAATGCCGAATAAGGGTTATTTTTTCAAAAGCTGATGAACCGTCTGTTCCATAAATAGCAATCAAATAGACCCCAGACCCAACGTAGCGACCTGAGGAATCTTTTCCATCCCAAAACGCCTGATAACCGCTAACACCACTATTCCCTTCATCTAGTTTTTTCAGCACATTTCCATTGAATGTCATAATCATCACCGAACTGCCTTCAGTAAGTCCATCAATTACAAGAGATTTATCGCTTGGCGTATGAAATGGGCTTGGAAAAACATCGATAGAACTGTAAGAAGATTTTTGATCTGCAAAGGGAATTTTGATTGCGTTAATTCCTTTGGATGTCGTGACATAGGCAATCCCACGTTTTTCATCAAAATCAATGTCAGTAATTTCATTCGATAAAAGAAAACTATTATCTACGTTCAAACCATTAATATCAGGCCAATAGGTTGCGCCAGACGTAAGAACATGAATTCCTTCGGATGCAGACACAGCCCAGATATTTTCAGATGGATCAATTTTTATTCTTGAACCACTTCCGAAAGGAATATTTGGGAAATAAGTAAATCCGCGGTACGACTCAGGATCACTGTTTGAAGCTTGAAGCCAAATCCCGGTCAAACCTACCGGAGATAAAATATAGAGGACATTGGAACTGGTGACCCCTAGCGACCAAACGGTTGTATTGGAATGACTTGAACTCACCGTAAGTGAAGCCCATTCTTTAGTCATAGGATTATCAGGATCGCCTTCGTAAGCAAGCATCGCAAGACCGCCATCATCCACGCCGGCAGGATTGATGTAATCATCTTCAAATGAGCCAATCCATAAGCGTCCCCATCCATCAAAAGCTAAGGAATTTGGCGTAAGGCTAACATCACCCCCGCTTTCTGATGCACTAAAATTCCCCCAATTACCAGAAGCGGAACGAACTGCAATCGGATCTAAATCGTGAGTAGCATATGTATTTGCAGCCCAAAGATTTCCGTCCGCATCAAACTCAATATCTTTAACGGACATATGTTCATCGAGATTCCAATCAAGGTAGGCGGTATCAATAAGTGTAAATGTTTCCGGATCATCAACATCCATGATTACGATCCCACCGCCATGCTGCCGCGGAAACGGATAAGTTCCACGAATAGCGAGATACAGCATTCCATCCGGGCCTTGCTCTATATCAGCGACAAAATCCCCAAAATCAATTTTCAGCGTATCGGCAGTATAAAAATCATAATCGTGCGAAGTTTTGATGGATTGTTTGGTATAATTTTCTACAATATTCCGCCAACCTGCAGTTTCTCGAATCGCCAACCCCGCATTTCCCCCGGCAACAATCCGACCGTCATTCAATACACAAATCGCGGAAAAATAATTGGTAAGGGGTGCATTTGGAATCCACCTACTAAAGGTGTAAGAACTTTCATGAAATTCTGCAATGCCCTGTTCTGTTCCGGCGAAAATTTTTCCGGATGCGGAAACCAAAAGTGATGTTAAATCAAAGGATGGCGAAGCAGCAGCGTTTGAGCCATGGAAAATCGAGTTTTCGGTCACTGCCCAAAATGAACCGGTCCTGTCATTTGAAATATCTAAAATTTCATTTGATCCGGATAAGACGAGAGACAAGCCATCATTTGCGATGCGGTAAATAGATGATCCAAGCACTACAAAAACAGTATCATTCGAAAGGCTGACTGCATTCACATTGTCGGTTAAACTAGAAAAAGGCCTCCCCCACGTTGCCGGGCCTTTGAGGTTATCTTCTACCCAATTTGCGGAAAAAAGTCCTGCGTCGGTTCCCACCAAAAGACTATCCCCTCTCACTGCAATTCCTGAAATGGAACTGATAGAAACAGGCCAATTTTTATACACATCTCGATATTCAAACCCAGAGTTTGTCAATCGAAATTCGATAATCCCAAGATCTTGATTCAATTTCATAGCGCCGAATACAACCGAATCCGAAACGGCGAAATCTAAAATTTCTGATAAATCGTAATCAAAGGTGGCGATAACTTCTTCTGCAATCGGATCAAATATATTAATAAAGCCATCCGGACTTGATCCGCCGACCCAGATATTATTTTCCAGATCTTTTGCAATGGCGGCGAGATCCGTGCCGGAAAGCCCGTGCAGGTTTGTGAATGTTTTAAAGGATGATGTTTCAGTTTCAAATCTGAGAATTCCACCATCCGTTGCATTAAATACAGTGTCTCTGATTTCAACCAACATGCGGACCTTGAGAGGCGATGTAAAGGAATCCCAATCACCAATTCGGACTTGGCCGCCGACCAAACCGACACACATTATCAATGCGGTAAAACGATTCATTATCCGGATTGAAACGGCGCAGGAATGAAACAAAGAATAAAAATCACGAGACAAGCATAGCCGATGAGTTTATTATTTTTAGAGAGCGGAATATGAATATCTTGAACCGGTGGATGACTGGTAGTCCTCATTAACACAATAATTAGAATCGCCCAAACCAACCAATTCAATGAAAACAAACTAAGCGGAATTAATGCAGCAAACGCAATTTTTGCGAATAGGTCGTGCTTCTTCCCCAACATCGCATAGGCGATGTGTCCACCGTCAAGTTGACCAATTGGGAGGAGATTCAGCATGGTAACTAACAAACCAATCCACCCTGCAAATGCCACAGGATGCAGCATAATATCCTGTGAATCACCCAAGCCGGGATAA comes from the Candidatus Neomarinimicrobiota bacterium genome and includes:
- a CDS encoding TonB-dependent receptor plug domain-containing protein produces the protein MKLLSIIFSVGLFISVSHSQDVGISGQVIDSITKEAISEANVTAGAKGSTTDKLGNFFLHVPLGTEITVIRIGYRVYRTIALSEDLSIELESIILPGDIVHVTASRAIPGTTPVAFSTLTEPEIKTYFTHQDVPMVLATEPGVQSYSESGNGTGYSYVSIRGFDQSRIAVMLDNVPLNDNESHQVYWLDHGDLLSDAEDVQIQRGIGNSLYGSAAFGGSINVLSKVRYEDEDVIASFGAGSYNTKKSSLKYTSGERFGENWAFSGRLSHITSDGYREDHSSTQRALSLSAEFSDRNVSHKFTGLIGYENTDLLWDGVYGDDIFDREKRRLGGKAFTDDFLQQIYALNSRFRLQNESVFHNTFYLVLGSGYYEANKSDVSFYNYNLDAITDSSYADTTTNLLRRKWLVNRYVGFVPQWTKQSEWYRLDIGGEIRYYSGNHYGEISDFSHSLLNDVGSYQYYDYTGKKISFTGFVYYHYQLTDELILSADVQLVNHGWNIDQDKIGHAKGHQLSANWVFVNPKFGGVYSFNNDFSMFASVGQTRKEPADAQIINPDEWSFEIKGAYPEIVSDFEFGANYTTEFLYASCNAYWMDLEDEILRKISSEEEGTYDYTTVPKVMRKGLEFDFGWKATKSIKFKGNFTVSRHEFSDNGSELKGNTLPNNPDYLANATLFFRPLLSVEAFIHGQLVGKRFVDDLNTETSAMAQYHIMNIGVNMNRGPLDIQIRLNNALDDLVITHGESWGSYWPGADRNLFVNLIYTY
- a CDS encoding oligopeptide transporter, OPT family; translated protein: MTNKQLPEITIKALLLGIILSMVLAGANAYLGLFAGMTVSASIPAAVISMGILTLFKKSNILENNIVQTAASAGESLAAGVIFTIPALVLLGYWETFDYVEVAKIAAIGGVIGVLFTIPLRRALIITAKLKYPEGVATAEVLRAGDAAKKGTEDDGSGGLKTIGLAGLVGGAMKLCQQGFGMWHAEVAGAMNFGKSIFGIGTDISPALISVGYIVGRNIGILVVAGGLISWAVAIPIYSALVGFEGDALDSAWTIWNSKIRYLGVGAMVVGGVWSLIKLFKPLIEGIKASLDAVKSRSIDEDVPLEEQDLPINYVGIALVALLVPVFLLYLDIIGSVGIAALLSVVMMIFGFLFSAVAAYMAGVVGSSNNPISGVTIATILFSSILLLALLGTDSGVGAASAIMVGAVVCCAAAIGGDNLQDLKAGHILGATPWKQQVMQIVGTLSAAVVLGLVLDILHTAYTIGSPTLSAPQATLMKSVADGVFTGDLPWTFVYIGAIIAVIIILIDIRQEKAGSDFRVPVLAVAVGIYLPITLTVPIFIGGMINHLGKKAGGSKASEKRGLLMASGLITGEALMGILVALPIFLTGVKAWWPNFSGFEWAGPVAFLVVIYWLYSSVSKK
- the add gene encoding adenosine deaminase, whose translation is MTLSLELLKKLPKVELHCHLDGSLRVKSILDLAQKQKVDLPSTHLDELTKILTIGKNRGTLEEYLARFEITLSVMQTPEGLERAAFELVEDAARENVRYIEIRYSPILHTEMGMTPDETVDAVKKGLKSAENEFGVKSGIIICGIRNISPEASLHLADLSVRYKKKGVVGFDLAGAEENFPAKDHREAFYIILNSNVNATIHAGEAFGPASIHQAIHYCGAHRIGHGTRLKEDKDLMHYVNDHRITLEVCLTSNWHTKSIRSLKYHPFKFYYDQGIRVTLNTDNRLMSDTTMTKEFALAHSLFGLSLHDFREITIIAMKSAFLSHNKRSVMIKSIAHELESEFGLMPEYINQ
- a CDS encoding cystathionine gamma-synthase family protein — protein: MDKKDLQKIMKPESLMMSFGYEPKWSEGSVKCPIFQTSTFVFNTAEEGKAFFEVAYGIRDKKPDETLGLIYSRLNNPDLEILENRLTLWEKADDCAVFESGMSAIATSLLEFLKPGDVLLFSKPLYGGTDHFIKHFLTKYGINIIGFHADNTKEEIIEKIEKSGHADKLAYIYIESPANPTNALIDIQMCKSIADQYATKEKPVMISVDNTYMGPLWCSPLEHGADIVIYSATKYIGGHSDLIAGACLGSEKTIARLKGLRTFMGNMTGPWTGWLLMRSLETLKPRMELQGKNALKVVEFLNQHPKIEKVYYLGLIEESNHHFEIYKKQYTGPGAMLSFDVIGGEAEAFKVLNNMKLIKLAVSLGGTESLAEHPDTMTHADVSHEEKRAMGISGKMIRLSTGIENSDDIIWDLKQALEAI
- a CDS encoding GNAT family N-acetyltransferase, with product MDKSHRNMGIGSKMIQFFIEICETSKLFTSTNNTNIAMRKLLEKMGFEKSGVVNNLDENDSEQIFFKLIRYSAL